From the Papaver somniferum cultivar HN1 chromosome 2, ASM357369v1, whole genome shotgun sequence genome, the window GCCCTAATCCACCTGCACCACCTAAATCTACTTCACAACAATTGTCTATCGTTGCAAGCTCATCTATCATACATCTCAAAACAGTTGTCCATAACATACTGCATTTCCCCAGCCCTGCTCCATCCATTCACATATCAGCACTCTCACATGTACCTCGTGTATCTAATCCACCCTCACCTTCACCTGTACTTTATCCAGTGATGCTTCCACCAAAACCAACAGAGATTAATATTAGTCTTAATGTAACACGAAAGCAGCAATCTTTTAAACTTTCAGTACCAACTTGGATATTGAATGAAGTAAATCGACTATTTGATCTTGGTATCACTCTTGGCATTGGTTTCTCATCCATGCCAAACCATTCACGGAAATTCTTAATCTCTAAGATTTCTAACACTGGACCCATTCTCAAACCCATCCCTATCTTACCACTCAAAAAGCAGATACATGAAGATTTTGCTGTTCAAAGTACTGTACACATATATGGTGTTGATTTCCTACCTACACATGAGGGAAAACAACATGCACTGCCTCTAGTAGGTCTTGAAGATTCTTTCCTGATGAACATTGGAAACGGTACGGAATCTCCTTGCTCCTCAGATTCAAACATACCGTCGTACCCACCTGGATTTGAGCAATTATCCGATGATGCATGTACAAATAACTCTTTGGCTTCTGACCTGCAGCCGGTAATACCGTTAAAATTGAAGAATGAGTTGAAAAGATTGGGTATTACTGTTGatcttattgcttctcctcccaCAAGAACTAGAAGAGCAGTTAACTTAAAGGGCAGTTATAGTTCCAAATGTGTCTGAAAATCCTCACTTGATAAGAGCACCTATTATAATtcttcaagaaacaaaaatgatGCAGTGTTCTTATTGGGACATAAAGCAGATTTGTGGGTACAAAAATGTTGGATGGACATTACAACAATCTGTAGGAAGCTCTGGTGGTATGCTTATTCTTTGGGATAGAGATCTGGTGGAAGTTACTGACTCTCTTGTAGGTGAATATACCCTCTCCATACTATGCACTAATAAAGCAGATAACTTCCAATGGATTCTCACAAATGTGTACGGTCCAAATAAACCTGTTGAAAGAACAGAGTTTTGGGTGGAATTGGACAATATTTGTAGATACTGGATGAACATACCTTGGTGTCTTGGCGGTGATTTCAATACTGTTATCAAGTGTGGTGAGAAGAAAAATTGTAACAAGATTACCAGTAGTATGAAGATGTTCAGTAAGTTTATCGTTGAGCATGATCTTATTGACCTCCCTTTGAAAGGAGCTAGATACACTTGGTCTAATGGTCAAGCAAATCCTGTTATGTGCAGGTTGGACAGGTTTCTTATCTCACCTTCCTTTGAACAACACTACCCTTTTGTTTCCCAACTAGCCCAATCAAGACCCACCTCTGATCACAtccctctagttttagacatctCAGACCCTTCTTGGGGACCGAGTCCTTTTAGGTTTGAAGTCATGTGGTTTTTGGAGAATGGTTTCTTACAACTTTTGGAAGAGTGGTGGCTCTCTTTATGTTTTGCAGGTACTCCCAGCACTGTTCTCTGTTTGAAACTCAAAGCTCTCAAAGATAAGTTGAAGGTCTGGAACAAGGAATTTTTTGGTCATACAAACACAAAGTTGAATTCTATTCTCTCGGATATTCAAACCTTAGATGGCATAGCTGAAGATAACCTACTCTCAGATGATGAATTGCAATTACAGTTACGAAATAAGGCTGAATTTGAGAAGATAACGAAAATGGAGGAGACTTCATGGAGAATGAAATCCAATACTAAATGGTTACAGGAGGGAGATAGGAATACTTCTTTCTTTATCAGTAATGCCTCTGCaagaagaagatataatagaattaGACAGCTCTACATCGGCAATGATTTGGTTTCTGACAGGGTACAATTACAAGAGCATATTGTAGACTTTTACAAGACCCTTTTTACTGAGGAAGAAATTATACGCCGGATTTAGAGGGTATCATGTTTGATACTATCTCTTCTGTGGAATCCGAAATTTTGGATTCAGATTTCACTGAAGAAGAAGTTTTGCTTGCTATAAAGGATTTAGGGAATGACAAGGcccctggtccagatggt encodes:
- the LOC113352009 gene encoding uncharacterized protein LOC113352009 — encoded protein: MMQCSYWDIKQICGYKNVGWTLQQSVGSSGGMLILWDRDLVEVTDSLVGEYTLSILCTNKADNFQWILTNVYGPNKPVERTEFWVELDNICRYWMNIPWCLGGDFNTVIKCGEKKNCNKITSSMKMFSKFIVEHDLIDLPLKGARYTWSNGQANPVMCRLDRFLISPSFEQHYPFVSQLAQSRPTSDHIPLVLDISDPSWGPSPFRFEVMWFLENGFLQLLEEWWLSLCFAGTPSTVLCLKLKALKDKLKVWNKEFFGHTNTKLNSILSDIQTLDGIAEDNLLSDDELQLQLRNKAEFEKITKMEETSWRMKSNTKWLQEGDRNTSFFISNASARRRYNRIRQLYIGNDLVSDRVQLQEHIVDFYKTLFTEEEIIRRI